The genomic window gcaaaattttgaaaaggaaaaaaacagtGTTTGTATGAGAAagacatcattaaaaaataaatgatttttaatcccAAGGCTCTATGATGATGTCATAATTGTTAGATTAACATAAAATTTCTGTAATTTATCttctaactttaaaaatagaaaaaaatatccctttcaATAAAACCTCTTTATACGAAATATGgacacaatttattaaaaagaatatatcgAAGGCTTGAGGAGGAATTCATAAACCATGGGACTACTTAGGGGGTAGGGTGATGCGACTTAAAACAACATCAATCCTCGTTGGGGAGGAAGGAggagttaaattaaataacgtTCCAAAATGGCATAAATGATGTCAAAAGGACACATGcgactaaaaattttaatatactgttttctaaaaaaatatgattaaatgaattatagagaaacatttaaaaaaatactataagaaGGCCTGTccctatctttaaaaaataaaacgtcataaaatgaaatatgggaaaattttatggtttttggaaggagtgaagaaaatagcCACATAAGTCCACATGGTGGAGAAGGGGTTGTAATTAATGATGTTAATTGggttttatagttttattttttagctggcacgttttttcttggaattggtaatctgaagaatgtatattcttttccttagcaattgtcattattattaaatagagtatgaaacaaactaaaatgtatttattatctgTAAGGTGGTGTGACTTTCTGTAGCCTGGTCTAACATAGGTAAAGATTGCATGAGGGCGCTGGTGTCTCTTCTACGTGATAATGATAATTACCATTcagagagttgtattattttgtcacaatacggcgccactctctgtcgcccaattttaaaaacatagagATTAAATACATAGAATAATGATGTGAAGAAGTAGTTTACGCCGtcgaaaaataagaaatcgaaaaccaataattattgattcttaaaatgAATAAGATTTGTGAGTAGGCTCTACACTTTGGTACCTTAAATTCTCTCACTTTCATGTTTTcccaaatgatatataattaccacaggtttaataaaatttgagatGAATACAGTACAGTTATAGTCTGGAGTCTGCCCCGGAAGATTTTAACCCATTAGGTACAGAAGATTTGATCTCCTGAAAATAGCCTCTTGAAAGTTTATTTGAACCATAAGGTACATGGACAAAACATACACCAATATAGAGTAGTTCTATgtcaggacatcataaaaaaccaaaactgacaaaaaaaattcgtCCGAAAAGTAAGGTCTGAAAGTACTCCGAAAACggtaaagtttaaatttttcacGCCATAATgtacatggacaaaacttgcatAAGTCTAGTGTACTATGTCAGGACATCATACAAAACtaagactgaaaaaaaatgtcTGTCTCGAAAAGTGAGGTCAGCCCCCACCCCCTTCCAATGTTGCCTCAAGACTTGTTGAATTTTAGGGTTTATTTCACCCCCATAAAGTATAAGGACTAAACTTTTATCAATGTATAGTATTATCTCAGGTCATCATAAGAATCAAGACTGACAAATAAATTCCGTTGCGGGAAAATTAAGTCATACCCCCCCAAAAATGACAACTCCCCCACccctaaattaaaacaatttgttgATAATGCTTTATCAGAACATTACAACAACCTCGATCTCATCATATTTTCAGttacaaattgtattataaactttatagatacatatttaaatgaaaattagaaTGACATTTCTCATTGGTTGTGTGGATGTCCCGTATTGTTTTCCATACAACTTGGTCATATTGTTTGGTGATTTGGTAATTGGCCTAGGGTGTTGTTTCTCTTGCGAACCTTCATTGAAGATATGGGTAGAAGCAGTATTACACACCAACAACGCTACGCAATATATAAGCATAACTAAGATTTATGCAGGACATGACAATACATTCTGAAAATCACTTCCTGCCTATCATACCTTCACGGGTTGTGATAATACAATGTCATTCAATGGAAAGGGGGAAATAAGATCACTAAAGCTCCTccagaaaagaagaagaagaagcatAGTCAGGGTTTAACGTCTTTGGACTTGCATATGAAATCAACACATCCACTATCTTTTAATTTAGGAGGCTGGTACTTTTTTGGGGGACTGACTAAATTTTAACAGGCGTaattttttgtcagtcttggtttttATGATGACCTGACATATTACTATACATTGATGGAAGTTTTGTCCATTTACTTCATGGGGtgaaataaaccaaataaattcAACGTTTTTTGggcgaaaaaaatttaatcgtaTACGATGTTtaattttagagatttttttgttaacagctctggttttttgaaatttttctcctaaaatttaatatttgaaaaaaaataattcaaaaaattttacatttgagatttaatttttgaaattttttaccaaaaaatttaatttttgtgaataactatgagtttttgtaaaaataaaggtatgggtttttaaaattttattctaatttttttttttgtgaatagctaagcatttttgatttctttccccaaatattgtaatttttggattattttttccaaaaaaattctaaaaaccaagcccggtttcaaacatatataatcctgcggacgcccctggtatatatatatttaaaaaaataaatactaaccgacagaaaaacaaaaagtagaAACCTGTGAAGAGCATGGCAATAATAGCTAAGACATCTTCACTTTGGTACCAACATAGGAATCTCAAAGGGACGCAAAATTGTATGAGAAGACAAGCAATGAGGAAGAAAACCCTTGAGGGACAAAGTTGCatgttttcaataaatattttgaagggaaCAAATGTGGCCTCTCGGACGCAGGAAAGCAAGTACATCAGAGCCCatatcactaataaaaaaaaaaactgcaattagtgggtatatttcatatatgaatACGATAATATGCAAATGCATTATGTAAGTATCTCCACACATGCAACTACTTATGAATCAATGATCAAAATTTCCCAATTCCGCatgaatatgcaaaaaaaaagaaaaaatacatatatatatattcgaggTTCTTCGGACATACTTGCACGCacgtacataatatgtatttaaatagcACCACATGACATACCTAGTATGATTTCAGCTAAGCCTCGTGCTTTCTGTAAGTTGGTATCATAGGTATGTAGGAAACAAGGCTTATCTGTTTTATCTCGACGAATGATTATCTTCTTCGTGGACTTTAGCTTTGTCGTTGGCAACGCTGTGGTTGTGGTCATGGCCATGGTTTCAGTAGTTAGATTCTCGTCTCTAGTAGTGGTGATCCCCATTTCATCAAATATTGAAGATTCAGTAGAATTATAGAAAGCTGAGGGAGTAGTGCTCAAGGAGGAAAGGGTAGCAGTGTTTCCTGTCATGTTTGAGGGAAGGGGCGCTAAAGGACGGTTCACAAAGCAAAATGTAgagataatgaaataaaatgtaaaaatgacgAGTTGTCGaaagaaaattttcttaataaatgacTTCCATTTGACTTGAAGAAGATCCACCACCACGCCTTCAATTAAGTCAATGTGCTCTACAAGACGCTAGGATTAAAAGtatcacttaaaaataaatcatgggTAGTAATacaaatcgtgtgtattttcggcatgttaaaaaaagaaactgaaaattaatatggtaaccctgaaaaagaaatgaatgttttgaaggagagtagCTACAATCAAGTCTGACAAgataggaaataaacaagaacatagGCAAAATTGACCTCGATGTCCAataagaacttacaattatacctctgcaacaaatcctcatggttactttccgtcttttatgagcatacacaaatgttcaatctggttttgaatataattgaatctagtaGCCAGTTGGAAAGGGAGCTCACTactgaggaattaaataaaaatgacaactcctacaaaaagaaaattcattcttttgattaccaattcaaaaaaacaaaaaaaaccggACCAACTAAAAagtacacacgatttacatcaggAATCATGGGAGTAGGTAATCTTCTTTGTACATACcccaaaaacaattaaattgagACCAGACTGAGTATTCAACTCTCCTGTGGTGGGATTGATACTATCCAATTCCTCAATTGGATATGCAGAGCAGCACACATTACCAATCTGCCAATAGACTTCTCGATCAATGCTTGCAATATGGAAAAACATTTCTTGTCGAGCCAAAAAGGCAGCTAATGTTAATGGAGTAAGTTGTTgcttattcaatttattaatagagGATCCACACTCCACGGCCATATCaaacattttctaaaaagttatttgtagttacattattataaatatttgtttagtaGCATTCATTAAAACCTTACCATATTGTTGTTAATGACCATGATATGGGTAACAGAGTTTCCATTCTCATCCACCAGATCATGATTCGCCCCTTTGGCCAATATGAGTCGATAACACTCCTCCTGACTAAGAACTGCAGCAAAAGTAAGAGGATACTCACCCCAAGCCACGTAACTAAGATGTAGAAAAATAAgagatttatttatgtattaggGATCCATCAATATATTTGAAGCCGATTTGAGGAAGCTTTAGATTAATTGGTTAAGGTTACGGATTATTCcgatattatattttcttaaaataaccCATCGGTTATCAATCAGATATTACTGAGTCcacaagttaaaaatataagaagaaaCATTATAGGacgtcaaataataaaaaaatcgaccAAATTATTGGGGTATCCCTTCGATTTCCTAATGTATTATTTGTTGGTAGATGATATTTGGATGGTTATATAAAAACAACGGAATATAAAGAGTAAGAAATACTCACGAAACCTCTTAACCTACCCTGGATAAGTGGTTTTAATGCACACATCCgcattttcccaatttttattGTCGGTACGTGAGGATTTTTGATCATCCGGTGTGAAAAATGCGCCCGAGCATCTTTCATGGATATTGACTCCTTGCTCCAAAAGATATTTGACCATAGTGGGATCCTCTCCGACAACAGACATGTGGAGAACATTCTctcctgaacaaaaaaaaaagattaaataaaaggtTAAGCAGGTTACCCACCTACCAATGTAATAGTAAGTAATAGTAATCGTAATAAGAATGATAGATCCATGAACACAATACACATTAAAGAAATTTCCTTCCTTATAAATCCAATTATGACCATAAATTAGGTCTCTCTTTCCCTCTTTTTCCCCATTTCTATTCATTTCTTTCTCCTTAAACCACCCCCTCAACGTGcataaaattgaacttttacAAAAGAATTGCTTTTAACAACAATGAGGCAAAGAGAAGCCTAGACCCAGGGGTTTGATTTATGTGGTTCATTCTTTCTTCTgcttcttacaaaataaaattatagtaatatcaaaaataataaaatgtaatttaaaaaagaaagacaatttTACATGCATACGagtagataatataataataacacacAGCCCATGAGTGAGTGAGTGTGCTCTAGGTTCTCAAAAGAGGGGAAAGGAgataaaaagagagaaatatgtacataaatttattcatatgatACATGGAAATTGAGTTGAACGAATGAACTCATCTCAATTCTCAATGACATCAAATCATTAAAATACCATAATACTCCTCCGACAGATACACATCATTGATTAGCTTAGGAAACCATTTGAGTAGCCTTCGACCTAGAAAGGTATGTGTTGTCGTGTTCACCAAATAACAGATGTGAAAAACCGTTTCTCCCACGGAACCCCTCTTCTCAACCATCCAACAACATTCGCGATACATCTCAGGGGCTATTAATAGAATAAGACGGAATcacattcaaatatatgtaccaTATATTGTACCTAGCATTGCTACAGTCGACACAACAGGAGGATGGGGTCCCTAACCAGATCTTAtataatcccccccccccaagtCCTTTAACTAAAAGtccatatcaaatattatagtttCAGACCTTGAATATTTCTAAATCAAGTTCTCAGatttcttttgagctcatttcaaCTCCATAGTGATTAGGGATTGAAATTCTCATgtgcatacatttaaaaaagtgtatgtTGGTAGCCTGCAAGATAATAGTGCTCATGATGATTCATGCTAATATTAAAGATTTTCTTAAGTTAAggttaaaataacttttgagtCCAAATCATTAAGAGATTAA from Lepeophtheirus salmonis chromosome 1, UVic_Lsal_1.4, whole genome shotgun sequence includes these protein-coding regions:
- the nan gene encoding transient receptor potential cation channel subfamily V member 5 isoform X1 translates to MGNTESNESDAVKRQAEGGGNFPMYELLDLGGGGSLMEVSQRAMVKKDFKELDEVIRSKVTPYLYNGGNGKMVPVIHLALLRNKGRPRSKQFPEIRELGDAAYDYVIEDSELLKKMTEDYADPEAAPEMYRECCWMVEKRGSVGETVFHICYLVNTTTHTFLGRRLLKWFPKLINDVYLSEEYYGENVLHMSVVGEDPTMVKYLLEQGVNIHERCSGAFFTPDDQKSSRTDNKNWENADVCIKTTYPGYVAWGEYPLTFAAVLSQEECYRLILAKGANHDLVDENGNSVTHIMVINNNMKMFDMAVECGSSINKLNKQQLTPLTLAAFLARQEMFFHIASIDREVYWQIGNVCCSAYPIEELDSINPTTGELNTQSGLNLIVFGRLVEHIDLIEGVVVDLLQVKWKSFIKKIFFRQLVIFTFYFIISTFCFVNRPLAPLPSNMTGNTATLSSLSTTPSAFYNSTESSIFDEMGITTTRDENLTTETMAMTTTTALPTTKLKSTKKIIIRRDKTDKPCFLHTYDTNLQKARGLAEIILVIWALMYLLSCVREATFVPFKIFIENMQLCPSRVFFLIACLLIQFCVPLRFLCWYQSEDVLAIIAMLFTGFYFLFFCRGFKLTGPFVIMIYRMLASDLLRFGTIYFIFVMGFSQAFYIIFQSYDSSSSHPMPSPIESIIAIFLMSLGSFGTIWNSLISTDHTLLGKFHCFVFIAIVVVLLVNLLIAMMGDTYTKIAEIKNEWMRQWARTVLIVERGISSKERLRNQNIYSERMSTGKKAMVMKQTMSEDQLEEIKDIIEMKVSHRRNINRRRDKFGYESDSLIGLDLADANVIAPDAAEDEENPYS
- the nan gene encoding transient receptor potential cation channel subfamily V member 5 isoform X3 encodes the protein MNRNGEKEGKRDLIYGHNWIYKEGNFFNVYCVHGSIILITITITYYYIGENVLHMSVVGEDPTMVKYLLEQGVNIHERCSGAFFTPDDQKSSRTDNKNWENADVCIKTTYPGYVAWGEYPLTFAAVLSQEECYRLILAKGANHDLVDENGNSVTHIMVINNNMKMFDMAVECGSSINKLNKQQLTPLTLAAFLARQEMFFHIASIDREVYWQIGNVCCSAYPIEELDSINPTTGELNTQSGLNLIVFGRLVEHIDLIEGVVVDLLQVKWKSFIKKIFFRQLVIFTFYFIISTFCFVNRPLAPLPSNMTGNTATLSSLSTTPSAFYNSTESSIFDEMGITTTRDENLTTETMAMTTTTALPTTKLKSTKKIIIRRDKTDKPCFLHTYDTNLQKARGLAEIILVIWALMYLLSCVREATFVPFKIFIENMQLCPSRVFFLIACLLIQFCVPLRFLCWYQSEDVLAIIAMLFTGFYFLFFCRGFKLTGPFVIMIYRMLASDLLRFGTIYFIFVMGFSQAFYIIFQSYDSSSSHPMPSPIESIIAIFLMSLGSFGTIWNSLISTDHTLLGKFHCFVFIAIVVVLLVNLLIAMMGDTYTKIAEIKNEWMRQWARTVLIVERGISSKERLRNQNIYSERMSTGKKAMVMKQTMSEDQLEEIKDIIEMKVSHRRNINRRRDKFGYESDSLIGLDLADANVIAPDAAEDEENPYS
- the nan gene encoding transient receptor potential cation channel subfamily V member 5 isoform X2, with the translated sequence MTEDYADPEAAPEMYRECCWMVEKRGSVGETVFHICYLVNTTTHTFLGRRLLKWFPKLINDVYLSEEYYGENVLHMSVVGEDPTMVKYLLEQGVNIHERCSGAFFTPDDQKSSRTDNKNWENADVCIKTTYPGYVAWGEYPLTFAAVLSQEECYRLILAKGANHDLVDENGNSVTHIMVINNNMKMFDMAVECGSSINKLNKQQLTPLTLAAFLARQEMFFHIASIDREVYWQIGNVCCSAYPIEELDSINPTTGELNTQSGLNLIVFGRLVEHIDLIEGVVVDLLQVKWKSFIKKIFFRQLVIFTFYFIISTFCFVNRPLAPLPSNMTGNTATLSSLSTTPSAFYNSTESSIFDEMGITTTRDENLTTETMAMTTTTALPTTKLKSTKKIIIRRDKTDKPCFLHTYDTNLQKARGLAEIILVIWALMYLLSCVREATFVPFKIFIENMQLCPSRVFFLIACLLIQFCVPLRFLCWYQSEDVLAIIAMLFTGFYFLFFCRGFKLTGPFVIMIYRMLASDLLRFGTIYFIFVMGFSQAFYIIFQSYDSSSSHPMPSPIESIIAIFLMSLGSFGTIWNSLISTDHTLLGKFHCFVFIAIVVVLLVNLLIAMMGDTYTKIAEIKNEWMRQWARTVLIVERGISSKERLRNQNIYSERMSTGKKAMVMKQTMSEDQLEEIKDIIEMKVSHRRNINRRRDKFGYESDSLIGLDLADANVIAPDAAEDEENPYS